The Malus sylvestris chromosome 3, drMalSylv7.2, whole genome shotgun sequence genomic sequence CTTTGAGCGGCATTTCAGTGATCTCAACTCCTCTGACTTTCACACCTACAGCCAAGGCCACTTACTAGTCCTCTTCTTTTCTCTGATCTTCATCATCGCCACCCTATTCTTCTATGCTCATTGGGCTTGCATCAAAGGTCGTCTCTCAACAGCCACCGCTAGTGCTACAAATATTGCATCTTTGCCACAAGTGCATCAGTCGCTAGGGCTCGATGCTGCTGCCATTGATAGCTTGCCGGTTATCTTGCATCGATCGGTGGTAATAGCTAACCCTAGTACTGTTCTTGATGTTGAAGCCATT encodes the following:
- the LOC126615477 gene encoding RING-H2 finger protein ATL66-like, with protein sequence MASENSQLFERHFSDLNSSDFHTYSQGHLLVLFFSLIFIIATLFFYAHWACIKGRLSTATASATNIASLPQVHQSLGLDAAAIDSLPVILHRSVVIANPSTVLDVEAIGIEFCICLGVFEGEEKVKVLPKCQHTYHSEYVDKWLTVQSSCPLCRLSLRVINSLWLI